From Desulfovibrio gilichinskyi:
TCAAGAGCCGTGAGGATCAGCAGGCACGCCGGGAATTGTTAAAAATTAATGCAGACCTTGCTCGTTTGGGTGGGCTGCTCAAGATGTGGATTCTTGATGATGACAAACATCGGCTTGATGTTGAGAAGTTGCTTAAAGATCTACGGCAGCGACAGAAGGAATTGTGCGAGAAGGTGATGAGTTTATGATTAGCCGAAGGATTTCCTGTAAACCTCAGAATGATAATTATCGGCGATTGGCCGATTATATTGCTGATGCCAAGAACAAAGGGGAGAAGACTCTTTATTCTTGGAATGATGGCTGCTGGGCAGGAGAGAATTATCAACTGGCCATTCAGGAAGTTTTGGATACTCAGGATTTGAATCAGCGCACGAGGAAAGAAAAGACTTATCACCTGATTGTGTCCTTTAGGCCGGAAGATGAGGCTTTATTAACTCCAGAGAAGTGTAAGGAAATTGAAAAGGAATTTGCTAAGGTTCTAGGATTCGAAGAACACCAGCGCCATTGTGGAGTTCATAAAAATACTAACAATCTTCACATGC
This genomic window contains:
- a CDS encoding plasmid mobilization protein, which codes for MPSKKRVIKSYVSESEYCEIKAKSQQCSLSASELIKRLTLGHEIKSREDQQARRELLKINADLARLGGLLKMWILDDDKHRLDVEKLLKDLRQRQKELCEKVMSL